One region of Bradyrhizobium betae genomic DNA includes:
- the pbpC gene encoding penicillin-binding protein 1C, translated as MGENVDGRDKPGHDGASGRGLRILSAFALSVILAIAGFVGWVYFLGPLPLDEARQVSTTIVDRNGKLLRAYAMADGRWRLPVDAKANVDPTYLKLLLAYEDQRFYAHNGLDPLALGRAALQLGTRGHIVSGGSTISMQLARLMEPRRQRSLYAKVRQIVRGIEIERSMSKAEILDLYLALAPYGGNLEGIRAASIAYLGKEPKRLTLAEAALLVALPQSPETRRLDRYAEAARKARDRVLDRMVEEHVVSADDATQAKAVAVPKLRKPMPILAPHASDTALSTIKDTPVIKLTLDATLQKVLEPLARDRAIALGPNISVGIIVVDNDSGDVLARVGSADYFDESRAGQVDMTRAIRSPGSTLKPFIYGLAFEDGFVHPDSLIDDRPVRFGSYAPENFDMTFQGTVPVKKALQLSLNVPAIVLLDRVGASRLSSRLRQAGGNLVLPKDEAPGLAMGLGGVGVTLQDLAQLYAGFARLGTTKPPREVMTARDVREPLRLLDPVAAWQVSNVLLGTPPPENAAHNRIAFKTGTSYGYRDAWSVGFDGRITIGVWVGRPDGAPVPGLIGRVAAAPILFDAFARTGKTLVPLPKPPKGTLVASNAKLPLPLKRFRPVGELVRTGSEQALHIQFPLNGSRIDVDRSGGTESAAMPVKVAGGVLPMTVMVNGTARGEIDGRRQRLIDPPGPGFARLTVIDATGAADTVVIRIQ; from the coding sequence ATGGGCGAGAACGTGGATGGCCGGGACAAGCCCGGCCATGACGGAGCAAGTGGCAGGGGCCTTCGTATCCTTTCTGCGTTCGCGCTCAGCGTCATCCTCGCCATCGCCGGCTTCGTCGGCTGGGTCTACTTTCTCGGTCCGCTCCCGCTCGACGAAGCGCGTCAGGTTTCCACCACGATCGTCGACCGCAACGGCAAGCTGCTGCGCGCCTATGCCATGGCCGATGGTCGCTGGCGGCTGCCGGTCGATGCCAAGGCCAATGTCGATCCGACCTATCTGAAACTGCTGCTCGCCTATGAGGACCAGCGCTTCTACGCGCATAACGGTCTCGACCCGCTCGCGCTGGGGCGCGCCGCGTTGCAGCTTGGGACGCGCGGCCACATCGTCTCGGGCGGCTCCACCATCAGCATGCAGCTCGCGCGCCTGATGGAGCCGCGGCGGCAGCGCTCGCTCTATGCAAAGGTGCGGCAGATCGTCCGGGGAATCGAGATCGAGCGCAGCATGAGCAAGGCCGAGATCCTCGACCTCTATCTCGCGCTGGCACCTTACGGCGGCAACCTGGAAGGCATCCGCGCGGCATCCATCGCCTATCTCGGCAAGGAGCCGAAGCGGCTCACGCTGGCCGAGGCCGCGTTGCTGGTGGCGCTGCCGCAATCGCCGGAGACGCGCCGGCTCGACCGCTATGCCGAGGCCGCGCGCAAGGCGCGCGATCGCGTGCTCGACCGCATGGTCGAAGAGCACGTGGTCAGCGCCGACGACGCGACGCAGGCCAAGGCCGTCGCCGTGCCAAAGCTGCGCAAGCCGATGCCGATCCTGGCGCCGCATGCCTCCGACACGGCGCTCTCGACGATCAAGGATACGCCGGTCATCAAGCTGACGCTCGATGCGACCTTGCAGAAGGTGCTGGAGCCGCTGGCGCGCGACCGCGCCATTGCGCTGGGGCCGAACATCTCGGTCGGCATCATCGTGGTCGACAATGACAGCGGCGACGTGCTCGCGCGGGTCGGCTCGGCGGACTATTTCGATGAGAGCCGGGCAGGGCAGGTCGACATGACCCGCGCCATCCGCTCGCCGGGCTCGACGCTGAAGCCGTTCATCTATGGGCTCGCCTTCGAGGACGGTTTCGTGCACCCCGACAGTCTGATCGACGACCGGCCGGTCCGCTTCGGCTCCTACGCGCCGGAGAACTTCGACATGACGTTCCAGGGCACGGTGCCGGTGAAGAAGGCGCTGCAACTCTCGCTGAACGTGCCCGCCATCGTGCTGCTCGATCGCGTCGGCGCAAGCCGGCTGTCGTCGCGGCTGCGTCAGGCGGGCGGCAATCTGGTGCTTCCCAAGGACGAGGCGCCCGGCCTTGCCATGGGTCTCGGCGGTGTCGGCGTGACGCTGCAGGACCTCGCCCAGCTCTATGCCGGCTTCGCCCGGCTCGGCACCACCAAGCCGCCGCGCGAGGTCATGACGGCCAGGGACGTCCGCGAGCCGCTGCGGCTGCTCGACCCGGTCGCGGCCTGGCAGGTCAGCAACGTGCTCCTGGGCACGCCGCCGCCGGAAAACGCCGCGCACAACCGCATCGCCTTCAAGACCGGCACCTCCTACGGCTATCGCGACGCCTGGTCGGTTGGGTTCGACGGCCGCATCACCATCGGCGTCTGGGTCGGCCGGCCCGACGGAGCGCCGGTCCCCGGCCTGATCGGGCGCGTGGCCGCCGCGCCCATCCTGTTCGACGCCTTCGCCCGGACCGGCAAGACGCTGGTCCCGCTGCCGAAGCCGCCCAAAGGAACCCTGGTCGCCAGCAACGCAAAGTTACCGTTGCCGCTGAAGCGTTTTCGCCCCGTAGGGGAACTGGTGCGGACCGGCAGCGAGCAGGCGCTGCACATCCAGTTCCCGCTGAACGGTTCGCGGATCGACGTCGATCGTTCCGGCGGCACGGAGAGCGCAGCGATGCCGGTGAAGGTCGCCGGCGGCGTCCTGCCCATGACGGTCATGGTTAATGGCACGGCGCGCGGCGAGATCGATGGCCGGCGCCAGCGCTTGATCGATCCGCCCGGTCCGGGCTTTGCGCGGCTCACCGTGATCGATGCCACTGGCGCCGCGGACACAGTTGTCATTCGAATTCAATGA
- a CDS encoding alpha-2-macroglobulin family protein: protein MIGLVRAVTFCATLAFGLVAAHAADKAFKRDDLADSAIKLEAQIKSEAGPVAKTGATLRTDADTAFRRNDFRTGLSVLGQIAATTPDDAGNWLRLAKVIFQISPKSSSEQTFLLERASTAAYIAYQRAGNQGEEADALAVLGKSLAERKLWRPALDALRLSLDMREVADVRGSYEKMRDEHGFRLLDYTVDSDSASPRACFQFSEELAKRTDFAPYLALAGQDKPALSAEGKQLCVDGLKHGERYNINLRAGLPSTVKEGLPKSAEFNVYVRDRKPFVRFTSRAYVLPKTGQRGIPVVSVNTPAVSVNVFRIGDRNLINTVVDSDFQKTLSKYQLSDLGGERGVKVWTGELATAMTLNQDVTTAFPVDQALGELQPGVYVMTAAAKGPGSDDDYQLATQWFIISDLGVSAYSGNDGIHVFVNSLASTEPVGKAEVRLVARNNEILATRKTDDSGHVLFEAGLARGEGGLSPAMLTVTGEKADYAFLSLKTSAFDLSDRGVSGRAVPAGADAFVYAERGVYRSSETVYLTALLRDGQGNAVTGGPMTLVIERPDGVEYRRAALPDQGAGGRSLAVPLNSAVPTGTWRVRAFTDPKGSSVGETTFMVEDYVPDRIEFDLSAKDKLIKANAPVELKADGHFLYGAPASGLQLEGDMLIAPASERPGFAGYQFGVADEETTSNERTPLENLPEADANGVATFPVTLDKQPASTRPQEAQIFVRMVETGGRAVERKLVLPVAPATAMIGIKPLFADKNVAEGDKAEFDVVFVSPEGERLRRDGLRYELLKMESRYQWYRQNNYWEYEPVKSTSRVSDGDVTIAADKPSRISLSPQPGRYRLDVKSNDADGPVTSVQFDVGWYSDGSADTPDLLETSIDKPQYASGDTMTVSVNVRSAGKLTINVLGDRLLTTQTIDVKEGTAQVKLAVGKDWGTGAYVVATLRRPLDAAAQRMPGRAIGLKWFGIDKQTRTLQVKLMPPALIRPNAMLKIPVKLDGLNPGEDAKIVIAAVDVGILNLTNYKPPAPDDYYLGQRRLSAEIRDLYGQLIDGMSGTRGQIKSGGDAGAAELQGSPPAQKPLALYSGIVTVAADGTAEVSFDIPEFAGTARVMAVAWTATKLGRANTDVVIRDPVVLTTTLPRFLLNGDHGTVNLEIDNVEGQAGDYVINVKTGGPVKMTGNPATTVKLAAKQRNSFALAIDATAAGQATLDVDIKGPNGLALARHYALDVKAATQVLARRSIRTLAKGESLTLTSDMFADLVPGTGSVSVSASLSTALDAATILKALDRYPYGCSEQITSRAMPLLYVNDLAAGAHLAMDTEVDQRIRDAIERLLARQGANGSFGLWSAGGDDAWLDAYVTDFLTRAREKGFVVPDVLFKTALDRIRNSVVNGNEPEKDGGRDLAYGLYVLARNGAAPIGDLRYLADTKLGNLATPIAKSQLAAALALVGDRNRAERVYGAALDSLAPKPVLEFGRTDYGSQLRDAAALVSLASEGNAPKATLTQAVARVETARGLTPYTSTQENAWLVLAARALAKENLSIEVDGQSVKTALYRSYKAATLEGKPLKITNTGDAPVQAVISVSGSPVTPEPAASNGFKIERSYFTLDGKPADISKVKQNQRFAVVLKITEAKPEYGHIMVSDYLPAGLEIDNPKLVSSGDSGTLDWIEDGEEPEDTEFRDDRFTAAIDRASDSKSVFTVAYVVRVVSPGKYVLPQAYVEDMYNPSRYGRTGTGTVEVRAAK, encoded by the coding sequence ATGATCGGTCTTGTTCGCGCCGTCACATTCTGCGCCACGCTGGCGTTCGGCCTCGTGGCCGCGCACGCCGCGGACAAGGCGTTCAAGCGCGACGACCTCGCCGATTCCGCGATCAAGCTCGAGGCGCAGATCAAGAGCGAGGCGGGGCCGGTCGCCAAGACCGGCGCGACGCTGCGCACCGACGCGGATACCGCCTTCCGGCGCAATGATTTCCGCACCGGGCTGTCTGTGCTCGGCCAGATCGCCGCGACCACGCCCGACGACGCCGGCAATTGGCTGCGGCTCGCCAAGGTGATCTTCCAGATCTCGCCGAAGAGCTCGAGCGAGCAGACGTTCCTGCTGGAGCGCGCTTCGACGGCGGCCTACATCGCCTACCAGCGCGCCGGCAATCAGGGCGAGGAGGCCGACGCGCTCGCCGTGCTCGGCAAGTCGCTGGCCGAACGCAAGCTGTGGCGGCCGGCGCTGGATGCGCTGCGGCTGTCGCTCGACATGCGCGAGGTCGCCGACGTCCGCGGGAGTTACGAGAAGATGCGCGACGAGCACGGCTTCCGGCTGCTCGACTACACCGTGGACTCGGATTCGGCGAGCCCGCGCGCCTGCTTCCAGTTCTCGGAGGAGCTGGCCAAGCGCACCGATTTTGCGCCGTACCTCGCGCTGGCGGGTCAGGACAAGCCGGCGCTGTCGGCCGAGGGCAAGCAGCTCTGCGTCGACGGGCTGAAGCATGGCGAGCGCTACAACATCAATTTGCGCGCCGGCCTGCCGTCCACTGTGAAGGAAGGCCTGCCGAAATCGGCCGAGTTCAACGTCTATGTGCGCGACCGCAAGCCCTTCGTGCGTTTCACCAGCCGCGCCTATGTGCTGCCGAAAACCGGCCAGCGCGGCATCCCCGTGGTCAGCGTCAACACGCCCGCGGTCAGCGTCAACGTCTTCCGGATCGGCGACCGCAATTTGATCAACACGGTGGTCGACAGCGATTTCCAGAAGACACTGTCGAAATATCAGCTCAGCGATCTCGGCGGCGAGCGCGGCGTCAAGGTCTGGACCGGCGAGCTCGCGACCGCGATGACGCTGAACCAGGACGTCACCACCGCATTCCCGGTCGACCAGGCGCTGGGCGAGCTCCAGCCCGGCGTCTACGTGATGACGGCCGCGGCCAAGGGCCCGGGCTCGGACGACGACTATCAGCTCGCCACGCAATGGTTCATCATCTCCGACCTCGGCGTTTCGGCCTATTCCGGCAATGACGGGATCCATGTCTTCGTGAACTCGCTGGCCTCGACCGAGCCGGTCGGCAAGGCCGAGGTGCGGCTGGTCGCCCGCAACAACGAGATCCTGGCGACGCGCAAGACCGACGACAGCGGTCACGTGCTGTTCGAGGCGGGCCTTGCGCGCGGCGAGGGCGGGCTGTCACCGGCCATGCTGACTGTCACGGGTGAGAAGGCCGACTATGCCTTCCTGAGCCTGAAGACCAGCGCATTCGACCTGTCGGATCGCGGCGTCTCCGGCCGCGCGGTGCCTGCGGGTGCCGATGCCTTCGTCTATGCCGAGCGTGGCGTCTACCGCTCCAGCGAGACCGTCTATCTCACCGCGCTGCTGCGCGACGGGCAGGGCAATGCCGTCACCGGTGGGCCGATGACGCTGGTGATCGAGCGCCCCGACGGCGTTGAATACCGCCGCGCCGCGCTGCCCGACCAGGGCGCCGGAGGCCGCTCGCTCGCCGTGCCGCTCAACTCGGCCGTCCCGACCGGCACCTGGCGCGTGCGCGCCTTCACCGATCCGAAGGGATCGTCGGTCGGCGAGACCACCTTCATGGTCGAGGACTACGTCCCCGATCGCATCGAATTCGACTTGTCCGCCAAGGACAAGCTGATCAAAGCTAACGCTCCTGTGGAGCTTAAGGCGGACGGCCATTTCCTCTATGGCGCGCCGGCCTCGGGGCTCCAGCTCGAAGGCGACATGCTGATCGCGCCCGCGTCGGAACGTCCGGGCTTTGCCGGCTACCAGTTCGGCGTCGCCGACGAGGAGACCACTTCGAACGAGCGGACACCGCTGGAAAACCTGCCCGAAGCTGACGCCAACGGTGTCGCGACCTTCCCGGTGACGCTGGACAAGCAGCCCGCCTCGACGCGTCCGCAGGAGGCGCAGATCTTCGTCCGCATGGTCGAGACCGGCGGGCGCGCCGTCGAGCGCAAGCTCGTGCTGCCGGTCGCCCCCGCGACCGCCATGATCGGCATCAAGCCGCTGTTCGCCGACAAGAACGTCGCCGAGGGCGACAAGGCCGAGTTCGACGTCGTGTTCGTCTCGCCCGAGGGCGAGCGGCTACGCCGCGACGGCCTGCGCTACGAGCTCCTGAAGATGGAGTCGCGCTATCAATGGTATCGCCAGAACAATTACTGGGAGTACGAGCCGGTCAAGTCGACCTCGCGCGTTTCGGATGGTGACGTCACCATCGCCGCCGACAAGCCGTCGCGGATATCGCTGAGCCCGCAGCCCGGCCGCTACCGGCTCGACGTGAAGTCGAACGACGCGGACGGCCCGGTCACCTCTGTTCAGTTCGACGTCGGCTGGTATTCCGACGGCAGCGCCGACACCCCGGACCTGCTGGAGACCTCGATCGACAAGCCGCAATACGCCTCCGGCGACACCATGACTGTGTCGGTCAACGTCCGTAGCGCCGGCAAGCTCACCATCAACGTACTCGGCGACCGCCTGCTGACGACGCAGACCATCGACGTCAAGGAAGGCACCGCCCAGGTGAAGCTTGCGGTCGGCAAGGACTGGGGCACCGGCGCCTATGTGGTGGCGACGCTGCGCCGTCCGCTCGACGCCGCCGCCCAGCGCATGCCCGGGCGCGCCATCGGGCTGAAATGGTTCGGCATCGACAAGCAGACCCGCACGCTGCAGGTGAAGCTGATGCCGCCGGCGCTGATCCGGCCGAACGCGATGCTGAAGATCCCGGTCAAGCTCGACGGGCTCAATCCGGGCGAGGACGCCAAGATCGTCATCGCCGCGGTCGACGTCGGCATTCTCAACCTCACCAATTACAAGCCGCCGGCGCCCGACGATTACTATCTCGGCCAGCGCCGCCTGAGCGCGGAGATCCGCGATCTCTACGGGCAACTGATCGACGGCATGTCGGGCACGCGCGGCCAGATCAAGTCCGGCGGTGATGCCGGCGCAGCCGAGCTGCAGGGCTCACCGCCGGCGCAGAAGCCGCTGGCGCTCTATTCGGGCATCGTCACGGTTGCCGCCGACGGCACGGCTGAGGTGAGCTTCGACATTCCGGAGTTCGCCGGTACCGCGCGCGTGATGGCGGTGGCGTGGACCGCGACCAAGCTCGGCCGCGCCAACACCGACGTCGTGATCCGCGACCCGGTCGTGCTGACCACGACGCTGCCGCGCTTCCTGCTCAACGGCGACCACGGCACGGTCAACCTCGAGATCGACAATGTCGAGGGCCAGGCCGGCGACTACGTCATCAACGTGAAGACGGGCGGTCCGGTGAAAATGACCGGCAATCCCGCCACCACGGTCAAGCTCGCCGCCAAGCAGCGCAACTCGTTTGCACTGGCGATCGACGCGACCGCGGCAGGGCAGGCGACGCTCGACGTCGACATCAAGGGACCGAACGGCCTGGCGCTGGCGCGCCACTATGCGCTCGACGTCAAGGCGGCGACGCAGGTGCTGGCGCGGCGCTCGATCCGCACCCTGGCGAAGGGCGAGAGCCTGACGCTGACCTCAGACATGTTCGCCGACCTCGTGCCGGGCACCGGCAGCGTCTCGGTCTCGGCGAGCCTGTCGACCGCGCTCGACGCAGCGACGATCCTGAAGGCGCTGGATCGTTATCCCTATGGCTGCTCGGAGCAGATCACGAGCCGTGCCATGCCGCTGCTCTACGTCAACGACTTGGCTGCCGGCGCACATCTGGCCATGGACACCGAGGTCGACCAGCGCATCCGCGACGCCATCGAACGTCTCTTGGCCCGTCAGGGCGCCAATGGATCGTTCGGCCTGTGGTCGGCGGGCGGCGACGATGCCTGGCTCGATGCCTACGTGACGGACTTCCTGACCCGCGCCCGTGAAAAGGGTTTTGTGGTGCCGGACGTGCTGTTCAAGACCGCGCTCGACCGTATCCGCAACTCGGTGGTGAACGGCAACGAGCCGGAGAAGGACGGCGGGCGCGATCTCGCCTACGGCCTCTACGTGCTTGCGCGCAATGGTGCGGCACCGATCGGCGATCTCCGCTATCTTGCCGACACCAAGCTCGGCAACCTCGCAACCCCGATCGCGAAATCGCAGCTCGCCGCCGCGCTGGCGCTGGTCGGTGACCGCAATCGCGCGGAGCGGGTGTATGGCGCGGCCCTCGACAGCCTTGCGCCGAAGCCGGTGCTGGAATTCGGCCGCACCGATTACGGTTCGCAGCTGCGCGATGCCGCCGCACTGGTCTCGCTTGCGAGCGAAGGCAACGCGCCGAAGGCGACGCTGACGCAAGCGGTAGCGCGGGTCGAGACCGCGCGCGGGCTCACGCCCTACACCTCCACGCAGGAGAATGCGTGGCTGGTGCTGGCGGCGCGGGCGCTGGCCAAGGAGAACCTCTCGATCGAGGTTGACGGCCAGAGCGTCAAGACCGCGCTCTATCGCAGCTACAAGGCCGCGACGCTGGAAGGCAAGCCGCTGAAGATCACCAACACCGGCGATGCTCCGGTGCAGGCGGTGATCTCGGTGTCGGGCTCGCCGGTGACGCCGGAGCCGGCAGCGTCCAACGGCTTCAAGATCGAGCGCAGCTATTTCACGCTCGACGGCAAGCCCGCCGACATCAGCAAGGTCAAGCAGAACCAGCGCTTCGCGGTGGTGCTGAAGATCACCGAGGCCAAGCCCGAGTACGGCCACATCATGGTGTCCGACTATCTGCCGGCGGGTCTGGAGATCGACAATCCGAAGCTGGTGTCGTCCGGCGACAGCGGCACGCTGGACTGGATCGAGGACGGCGAGGAGCCCGAGGACACCGAATTCCGCGACGACCGCTTCACCGCGGCCATCGACCGGGCCTCGGATTCCAAATCAGTCTTCACCGTCGCCTATGTCGTGCGCGTCGTCTCGCCCGGCAAATACGTGCTGCCGCAGGCCTATGTCGAGGACATGTACAACCCCTCGCGCTACGGCCGCACCGGGACGGGGACCGTCGAGGTGCGGGCGGCGAAGTGA
- a CDS encoding glycoside hydrolase family 19 protein, which yields MSQIITAAQLKAIAGSGARADLVAAIVRGWPNAVAKAGLTTRLRAAHFLAQIMIETGGLQILEESGAYRAPRILAIFGAGHHSAGVTEAEARRIAALPVAQRGPVLFNRVYGVGNPRKMREFDNTGPNDGWLYRGGGMMQATGKSNYAAMEKKTGLPLVAHPELLHQPDSAFTAAYLEWAQGGRCNAAADRDDVETVRHIINGGKNGLAECRAFLAKAKRALADYAPTPAVALDPVAPDATALAPPAPIVPDAAPPNVQPLDPGVVGDPVLYAVQTRLKARRYSPGVIDGRWGSGISGALSGFMNDRGLVLPLPSSIDEFHGIADQVRAELDKAEAEGWFRPVSEARAKADPHILTQLAPEITPARRNFLVALWGSTTAGAGAVYQTVSGYVSDAWDFFTEHRDVVDDHPGLVSAAWDHVATLPAGVWFALGAGGLAFITYNSWRAIRTSTLAVQTGERQ from the coding sequence ATGTCGCAAATCATCACGGCTGCGCAGCTGAAAGCCATCGCCGGTAGCGGCGCGCGGGCCGACCTGGTCGCCGCAATCGTGCGCGGCTGGCCGAACGCGGTCGCCAAGGCCGGGCTGACGACCAGGCTGCGCGCGGCGCATTTCCTGGCGCAGATCATGATCGAGACCGGCGGGCTGCAGATCCTCGAGGAAAGCGGCGCCTATCGCGCGCCGCGGATCCTCGCGATCTTCGGCGCCGGTCATCACAGCGCCGGCGTGACCGAGGCCGAGGCGCGGCGCATCGCGGCGCTGCCGGTGGCGCAGCGCGGTCCGGTTCTGTTCAACCGCGTCTACGGCGTCGGCAATCCGCGCAAAATGCGCGAATTCGACAATACCGGGCCGAATGACGGCTGGCTCTATCGCGGCGGCGGCATGATGCAGGCGACCGGCAAGAGCAACTATGCGGCGATGGAGAAAAAGACCGGGCTGCCGCTGGTCGCGCATCCGGAGTTGCTGCACCAGCCGGATTCGGCCTTTACGGCTGCCTATCTGGAATGGGCGCAGGGTGGCCGCTGCAACGCGGCCGCCGATCGCGACGACGTCGAGACCGTGCGCCATATCATCAACGGCGGCAAGAACGGCCTCGCCGAGTGCCGCGCGTTCCTCGCCAAAGCAAAGCGTGCCCTAGCCGACTACGCGCCGACGCCGGCCGTTGCGCTCGATCCCGTCGCGCCTGATGCGACCGCGCTCGCGCCGCCGGCGCCGATCGTGCCGGACGCAGCGCCGCCGAACGTGCAGCCGCTCGATCCCGGCGTCGTCGGCGATCCCGTGCTGTATGCCGTGCAGACGCGGCTCAAGGCGCGGCGCTATTCGCCAGGCGTGATCGATGGTCGCTGGGGTAGCGGCATCAGCGGCGCGCTGTCCGGCTTCATGAATGATCGCGGCCTGGTGCTGCCGCTGCCGTCGTCGATCGATGAATTCCACGGCATAGCCGACCAGGTGCGCGCCGAGCTCGACAAGGCCGAGGCCGAGGGTTGGTTTCGGCCTGTCAGCGAAGCGCGCGCCAAGGCTGATCCGCATATCCTGACGCAGCTGGCGCCGGAGATCACGCCGGCGCGTCGCAATTTCCTGGTGGCGCTGTGGGGCTCGACCACGGCCGGCGCCGGTGCCGTCTATCAGACCGTCAGCGGCTACGTGTCCGACGCATGGGATTTCTTCACAGAGCATCGCGACGTCGTCGACGATCATCCGGGCCTGGTCTCGGCCGCCTGGGATCATGTCGCGACGCTGCCGGCCGGCGTCTGGTTTGCGCTCGGCGCCGGCGGCCTGGCCTTCATCACATACAATTCCTGGCGCGCGATCCGGACGTCGACGCTCGCCGTGCAAACGGGGGAACGGCAATGA
- a CDS encoding sialate O-acetylesterase, whose product MIALELTTPASIAKKHIAITATADAIGCGKSPLGPGNICGHLGDLLLATFDRVIFAPVAIGSTSIERWSTGDMSRLIPVAIKKLALRGVTPATPGVTMAMLWMQGENDGAFGTTQAAYQAAFGTIVTNALAAGFAGRVFICKETWASGNVSATIQAAQTAAIDNVQVFFGGNLDRFGAAYRQVDNTHPNDLGGAAFAAEIVTAMHASGGPF is encoded by the coding sequence GTGATCGCACTGGAGTTAACGACCCCTGCGTCGATTGCCAAAAAACACATCGCGATCACGGCCACCGCAGATGCGATTGGCTGCGGTAAGAGTCCGCTCGGCCCCGGCAACATTTGCGGCCATCTCGGCGATCTGCTGCTGGCGACCTTCGACCGGGTCATCTTCGCGCCTGTCGCGATCGGCTCGACCTCAATTGAGCGATGGTCGACAGGCGACATGTCGCGGCTCATCCCCGTCGCGATCAAGAAGCTCGCCTTGCGCGGCGTCACGCCGGCGACGCCCGGCGTCACCATGGCGATGCTATGGATGCAGGGCGAGAACGACGGCGCCTTTGGCACTACCCAAGCTGCGTATCAAGCCGCGTTCGGGACGATCGTAACGAATGCCCTCGCTGCCGGGTTTGCCGGCCGCGTCTTCATCTGCAAGGAAACGTGGGCGAGCGGGAACGTCAGCGCCACGATCCAGGCCGCGCAGACCGCCGCGATCGACAACGTGCAGGTGTTTTTCGGCGGCAATCTCGACCGGTTTGGTGCGGCCTATCGACAGGTGGACAATACCCACCCAAACGATCTCGGCGGTGCAGCGTTTGCCGCGGAGATCGTCACTGCAATGCACGCCAGCGGCGGGCCGTTCTGA
- a CDS encoding DUF6481 family protein yields MSGFREPGFSDRQKAAQEARKNLLNKFKSQPGPDDPAVLAKRAEREALAAKRAEAKAAREAEKAEQKRLEEEAKAAEAARIAREAEEAIAKAAEAEAEQKARRDARYAARKAKRK; encoded by the coding sequence ATGAGTGGATTCAGGGAACCAGGCTTTTCCGACCGGCAGAAGGCCGCGCAGGAAGCACGCAAAAATCTTTTGAACAAATTCAAGTCGCAGCCCGGTCCGGATGACCCTGCGGTGTTGGCGAAGCGTGCCGAACGCGAGGCCCTCGCGGCCAAGCGGGCCGAGGCCAAGGCCGCACGCGAGGCGGAAAAGGCCGAGCAGAAGCGCCTCGAGGAAGAGGCCAAAGCCGCCGAAGCTGCGCGCATCGCGCGCGAGGCCGAAGAAGCGATCGCGAAGGCGGCCGAGGCCGAGGCCGAGCAGAAGGCCAGGCGCGACGCCCGCTACGCCGCCCGCAAGGCCAAGCGCAAGTAG
- a CDS encoding pentapeptide MXKDX repeat protein, protein MTIRTRIVLGISAAALSLGLVLSPAAFAQDKMGKDDGMMKKDTMSKDGMKKDTMSKDDGMKKDHMSKDGMKKDDGMMKK, encoded by the coding sequence ATGACCATTCGTACCCGCATCGTGCTCGGCATCTCGGCTGCCGCGCTCTCGCTTGGCCTCGTGCTGTCGCCGGCCGCCTTTGCTCAGGACAAGATGGGCAAGGACGACGGCATGATGAAGAAGGACACGATGTCCAAGGACGGCATGAAGAAAGACACCATGTCCAAGGATGACGGCATGAAGAAGGACCACATGTCGAAGGACGGGATGAAGAAGGACGACGGGATGATGAAGAAGTGA
- the dctP gene encoding TRAP transporter substrate-binding protein DctP: protein MLTRRHLIATAVAAPAILRFGTGTAQAATTLKISHQFPGGTIDKGDFRDRLCRMFAAEVSKRSNGDIAAEIYPNSSLIKTNAQFSAMRKGALDISLYPMPYAGGELPETNIGLMPGLVTTYDQGLRWKKEPVGKALTDFLADKGIILLTWVWQAGGVASRSKPIVAPEDAKGMKVRGGSREMDMVLQTAGASVLSVPSNEIYAAMQTGACDAGITSSTSLISFRLEEVAKSLTSGAGASYWFMLEPLMMSKAIFDKLPKNQQDILLTVGTELEAFGRKGAQDDDVEVAKVYEKAGAKVSALDAATVGKWRDIARDTAWKDYGAKTATAANLLKLATDVAA from the coding sequence ATGCTCACGCGCCGCCATTTGATCGCGACCGCCGTCGCCGCGCCCGCCATCCTCCGCTTCGGCACCGGCACGGCGCAGGCCGCGACCACGCTGAAGATCTCGCATCAGTTCCCGGGTGGCACCATCGACAAGGGCGATTTCCGCGACCGGCTCTGCCGCATGTTTGCCGCTGAAGTCAGTAAGCGCAGCAATGGTGATATCGCTGCCGAGATCTATCCGAACTCCTCGCTGATCAAGACCAACGCGCAGTTCTCGGCGATGCGCAAGGGCGCGCTCGACATCTCTCTGTATCCGATGCCCTACGCTGGCGGCGAACTGCCGGAGACCAATATCGGCCTGATGCCCGGCCTCGTCACCACCTACGACCAGGGCCTGCGCTGGAAGAAGGAGCCGGTCGGCAAGGCGCTGACCGATTTCCTCGCCGACAAGGGCATCATCCTGCTCACCTGGGTGTGGCAGGCCGGCGGCGTTGCCAGCCGCTCCAAGCCGATCGTCGCGCCCGAAGATGCCAAGGGCATGAAGGTGCGCGGCGGCTCGCGCGAGATGGACATGGTGCTTCAGACCGCCGGCGCCTCGGTGCTGTCGGTGCCGTCGAACGAAATCTACGCGGCGATGCAGACCGGCGCCTGCGACGCCGGCATCACCTCCTCCACCAGCCTGATCTCGTTCCGCCTCGAAGAGGTCGCGAAGTCGCTGACCTCTGGCGCGGGCGCGTCGTACTGGTTCATGCTCGAGCCGCTGATGATGTCAAAGGCGATCTTCGACAAGCTGCCGAAGAACCAGCAGGACATCCTGCTCACCGTCGGCACCGAGCTCGAGGCCTTCGGCCGCAAGGGTGCGCAGGATGACGACGTCGAGGTCGCCAAGGTCTACGAGAAGGCCGGCGCCAAGGTGTCGGCGCTCGATGCGGCGACCGTCGGCAAATGGCGCGACATCGCCCGCGACACCGCCTGGAAGGACTACGGCGCCAAGACCGCGACCGCCGCGAACCTTCTCAAGCTCGCGACCGACGTCGCGGCATGA